A region from the Francisella orientalis FNO12 genome encodes:
- a CDS encoding YggS family pyridoxal phosphate-dependent enzyme has translation MIDKEFIQNSYTSIIKNIDLRARLLAVSKYQSIEKIEYLASLGQLDFGENYFQELEQKAQQLPDLKWHFIGSLQSRKIKHIVKYVDSIQSVEKIEHLEKINKAAINENKHIDVFLQINIDDDINKFGFKSTQLEDVVEAIVKAKKFGNLKVVGLMCIPEKSNSPEKSFAKMKVFFGTINASLANELKLSRLSMGMSADYKLAIQYGSTDVRIGSSLFGIRK, from the coding sequence ATGATTGATAAAGAGTTTATTCAAAACTCATATACGAGTATCATCAAAAATATAGATTTAAGAGCTAGATTACTAGCTGTAAGTAAGTATCAGTCTATCGAGAAAATAGAATATTTAGCAAGTCTTGGACAGTTGGATTTTGGCGAAAATTATTTTCAAGAGTTAGAGCAGAAGGCCCAGCAATTACCAGATCTAAAATGGCATTTTATTGGTTCACTGCAATCGCGTAAAATAAAGCATATTGTCAAATATGTTGATTCAATTCAAAGTGTAGAGAAAATAGAGCATCTTGAGAAAATAAATAAAGCCGCCATTAATGAAAATAAGCATATAGATGTTTTCTTACAAATAAATATAGATGATGATATTAATAAGTTTGGTTTTAAATCAACTCAATTAGAGGATGTTGTTGAAGCTATAGTTAAAGCGAAAAAATTCGGTAATCTAAAGGTGGTTGGACTAATGTGTATACCTGAAAAATCAAACTCTCCGGAGAAGAGCTTTGCAAAAATGAAGGTATTTTTTGGCACTATTAACGCTAGTTTAGCTAATGAGCTAAAACTATCGAGACTGTCAATGGGAATGAGTGCTGATTATAAATTAGCTATACAGTATGGCAGTACAGATGTCAGGATTGGAAGTAGTCTTTTTGGTATTAGAAAATAA
- a CDS encoding phosphoethanolamine transferase — protein sequence MLLKKVHLVGSHGPTYYQRYPIGFKKFTPTCDQGDINACSREKLVNTYDNTIRYTDYILSKVIDTLDSKEVITKYDSAMVYISDHGESLGEDGLYLHAAPYGIAPLYQKRVPWIMWFSKDFLKDNKLNKACLVKEAKREDTFSQDNVFDSFLGLMNIKTATYSPKLDIFANCRDSE from the coding sequence ATGTTGCTCAAGAAGGTACATTTAGTTGGGAGCCATGGACCAACTTATTATCAGCGTTATCCTATAGGGTTTAAGAAGTTTACGCCAACATGTGATCAGGGTGATATAAATGCTTGTAGTAGAGAAAAGTTAGTAAATACTTATGACAATACTATACGTTATACTGACTATATATTATCAAAAGTTATTGATACTCTAGATAGTAAAGAAGTGATCACTAAATATGATAGTGCAATGGTCTACATATCTGATCATGGAGAGTCTTTAGGAGAGGATGGTTTATATCTTCATGCTGCACCTTATGGTATAGCCCCATTGTATCAAAAAAGAGTGCCGTGGATTATGTGGTTCTCTAAAGATTTCTTAAAAGATAATAAACTTAATAAAGCTTGTTTAGTTAAAGAAGCTAAGAGGGAAGATACTTTCTCTCAAGATAATGTTTTTGACTCATTCTTGGGACTTATGAATATCAAGACAGCAACATATAGTCCAAAGTTAGATATTTTTGCAAACTGTAGAGATAGTGAGTAA
- a CDS encoding inorganic phosphate transporter — translation MITSVLIAIIVIALFFEFTNGFHDAANVVATPIATKSLTPYQAIGLAAFFNFLGAFFGTAVAATISKGLVDTSVVTDIVLISALLGAISWNFFTWSFGIPSSSSHALIGSLVGAVIISASYQDVNYVTVVHKVLIPMVSSPIMAFFLALIICIILLNIFMRFFMVRTTNKYIREMQVLSTSLLSFSHGSNDAQKTMSIITLALLSAGIVQTTQVPNWVIILCGVAMGLGTLSGGKKIIKTLSAKLSKLEPVNAVSAELSSGILVLGASHMGLPVSTTQVASGSIVGAGYADAGVNWKVVRKMATAWVLTIPACIVVTSVIYMTLFKIFGSF, via the coding sequence ATGATTACATCAGTGCTTATAGCCATCATCGTAATTGCATTGTTTTTTGAGTTTACAAATGGTTTTCATGATGCAGCAAATGTGGTTGCAACACCAATTGCAACAAAATCATTAACGCCTTATCAAGCAATTGGACTAGCGGCATTTTTTAATTTTTTAGGTGCTTTTTTTGGAACAGCTGTTGCTGCAACAATATCAAAAGGTTTAGTTGATACAAGTGTTGTTACTGATATTGTCCTAATATCAGCGTTACTTGGTGCAATTAGTTGGAACTTCTTTACTTGGAGCTTTGGTATTCCATCAAGTTCGTCACATGCTTTGATAGGATCATTGGTTGGTGCGGTGATTATTAGTGCAAGTTATCAGGATGTTAATTATGTTACTGTAGTTCATAAAGTATTGATTCCAATGGTAAGTTCACCCATTATGGCATTCTTCTTAGCTTTGATAATATGTATTATCTTGCTGAATATTTTCATGCGATTTTTTATGGTTAGAACTACAAATAAATACATAAGAGAAATGCAGGTACTATCTACTAGTTTATTGTCTTTTTCTCATGGTTCTAACGATGCTCAAAAAACCATGTCTATAATAACTCTAGCACTGCTAAGTGCAGGGATTGTACAAACTACACAGGTTCCTAATTGGGTTATTATCTTATGTGGTGTTGCGATGGGCTTAGGAACGCTATCAGGAGGTAAAAAGATAATTAAGACTCTAAGTGCAAAGTTATCAAAACTAGAGCCTGTTAACGCTGTTTCTGCAGAACTAAGCTCGGGTATATTGGTTTTGGGGGCTTCGCATATGGGTTTGCCAGTCAGTACTACTCAAGTGGCATCAGGTTCTATTGTGGGCGCAGGATATGCCGATGCTGGTGTGAATTGGAAAGTTGTTAGAAAAATGGCAACAGCTTGGGTTTTGACAATCCCTGCTTGTATAGTTGTTACTAGTGTTATATACATGACTCTTTTTAAAATTTTTGGATCTTTCTAA
- a CDS encoding 5-oxoprolinase subunit PxpA, producing the protein MLLINCDLGERGIAHPIDDKLVGYIDIANIACGGHAGNKESVDYYVKLCRDCNVKITAHISYPDRENFGRKVIDIDYGNLCASFDEQFALFDGEVKAIKPHGALYNELNVDQELAKVFVELCLKNDIKELVVSPFGIVAEYAKENGIKTVKESFAERGYMLDSINNPMLIPRGQPNAEIHNVMEAVEQYNQLKQGFITIDDQDILFESQTICIHSDNKIALELALQLYESRY; encoded by the coding sequence ATGCTTTTGATAAATTGTGACTTAGGAGAGAGAGGTATTGCTCATCCTATTGATGATAAGTTAGTCGGATATATAGATATTGCAAATATCGCTTGTGGAGGTCATGCAGGTAATAAAGAAAGTGTTGATTATTATGTGAAGCTATGTCGAGATTGCAATGTCAAAATTACAGCACATATTTCCTACCCTGATAGGGAAAACTTTGGTAGAAAAGTTATAGACATCGATTATGGTAATTTATGTGCGTCTTTTGATGAGCAGTTTGCACTTTTTGATGGAGAGGTTAAAGCTATTAAACCGCATGGAGCTTTATATAATGAACTAAATGTTGATCAAGAACTAGCAAAAGTTTTTGTTGAATTGTGTCTTAAAAATGATATCAAAGAGTTGGTGGTTAGTCCTTTTGGTATAGTTGCTGAGTATGCTAAAGAAAATGGTATAAAAACTGTTAAAGAGAGTTTTGCAGAGAGAGGCTACATGCTTGATAGTATTAATAATCCTATGCTAATACCACGAGGCCAACCAAATGCTGAAATACATAATGTAATGGAGGCGGTTGAACAATATAATCAGCTTAAACAAGGGTTTATTACTATAGACGATCAAGATATTTTGTTTGAGTCACAAACTATATGTATACATTCTGATAATAAGATAGCTTTAGAATTAGCACTGCAATTGTATGAGAGTAGATACTAA
- a CDS encoding diacylglycerol kinase — MTIRVLPFSIVSKFVLQIVSMLPIYAEIINSAIERVVDLVTTDYCILAKKAKDAGSALVFVSFVIELIIWIMIIYLNFYH, encoded by the coding sequence GTGACTATTCGGGTATTACCTTTTAGTATAGTTTCAAAGTTTGTTTTACAGATTGTATCAATGTTGCCAATTTATGCAGAGATTATAAATAGTGCTATTGAAAGAGTAGTTGATTTAGTTACGACTGACTATTGCATATTAGCAAAGAAAGCTAAAGATGCAGGTTCAGCTTTGGTTTTTGTATCTTTTGTAATAGAGCTAATTATTTGGATTATGATTATTTATCTGAATTTTTATCATTAG
- a CDS encoding MFS transporter: MSFALSVSLAVLIGGVISTYTNWNYCFYVLLIHGLVMLGCSFMYQNNKDLGYVLNITNILKGYSDALSNKKLIIFALTIGVMAVFSYSYSIANPFITHQMFGFSSTKYGLWNTMTIVGILVGSFMVARIINKYTSESILIIALIVLMVLFILLALLYFLGAVTPIVFFGLATLMYFVANFIYPAASHLASNAIECRANASSTMNFVNMLTAVIGVTIMGYIPLAYMRSFILICLVLPLVCLLLIFITISKSA, translated from the coding sequence ATATCTTTTGCATTATCTGTAAGTTTAGCTGTCTTAATTGGAGGAGTAATTAGTACTTATACTAATTGGAATTATTGTTTTTATGTATTGCTTATCCATGGATTGGTTATGTTAGGTTGTAGCTTTATGTATCAAAATAATAAAGATCTCGGTTATGTACTAAATATTACTAATATTTTAAAGGGTTATAGTGATGCTCTTAGCAATAAAAAATTGATAATTTTTGCTCTTACTATTGGTGTTATGGCAGTGTTTAGTTACAGTTATTCTATAGCTAACCCATTTATTACACATCAAATGTTTGGTTTTAGTAGTACTAAATATGGTTTATGGAATACTATGACTATCGTGGGTATTTTAGTAGGTTCTTTTATGGTTGCTAGAATTATTAATAAATATACTAGTGAAAGTATACTTATAATTGCTCTAATAGTACTTATGGTATTGTTTATATTGCTTGCTCTACTATATTTTTTGGGAGCTGTTACACCAATTGTGTTTTTTGGGTTAGCAACATTGATGTATTTTGTCGCTAACTTTATTTATCCAGCTGCATCTCACTTAGCATCTAATGCCATAGAGTGTCGAGCAAATGCTTCTAGCACAATGAATTTTGTAAATATGTTAACTGCTGTGATAGGTGTTACAATTATGGGATATATTCCTCTTGCATATATGAGGAGCTTTATATTGATTTGTTTAGTATTACCATTAGTTTGTCTGTTATTGATTTTTATAACTATCTCAAAGTCAGCATAA
- a CDS encoding universal stress protein, producing the protein MAYKKILLAVNVYENADIVINSAVDFAKKNNTEVLKVVTVIDCVAPFAPSIVDFQHSIEQEAKEALDKLVAKISGIKVEHEVLVGNPAVEIVDYAEESSCDVIALGSHATHGINLLLGSVANAVLHKAKCDVLTVRVGENEKEVSKAHNYQRLLVPTDLENDSCIVVEKAKDIAKLYGSKIDTAFVIPNDSISLMTCETEKVEQTIEKFAEKNGITGEKSVMIGGIANSLLEKAAENKNDLIVVGSHRRSAIGRFFLGSTANSILHEANVDVLVVRLK; encoded by the coding sequence ATGGCATACAAAAAAATTTTATTAGCTGTGAATGTTTATGAGAATGCAGACATTGTTATTAACTCTGCGGTAGATTTCGCTAAAAAGAACAATACAGAAGTTTTAAAGGTTGTTACTGTTATTGATTGTGTAGCTCCATTTGCACCATCTATAGTTGATTTCCAACACTCTATAGAGCAAGAAGCAAAAGAAGCTTTGGATAAGCTTGTAGCTAAAATTTCAGGTATCAAGGTTGAACATGAAGTACTTGTTGGTAATCCGGCTGTTGAAATCGTTGACTATGCTGAAGAGAGTAGTTGCGATGTGATAGCTTTAGGCTCTCATGCAACTCATGGTATAAACTTACTTCTAGGTTCAGTAGCGAATGCTGTTCTACATAAAGCAAAATGTGACGTGCTAACTGTGAGAGTTGGTGAGAATGAAAAAGAAGTAAGTAAAGCGCATAACTATCAAAGACTGCTTGTACCTACTGATCTTGAAAATGATTCATGTATAGTGGTCGAGAAAGCAAAAGATATAGCAAAACTTTATGGTTCAAAAATTGACACTGCTTTTGTTATACCTAATGACAGTATTTCACTGATGACATGTGAAACTGAGAAAGTTGAGCAGACAATAGAGAAGTTTGCTGAGAAAAATGGTATCACCGGAGAGAAGTCAGTAATGATTGGAGGTATTGCTAATAGTTTATTAGAAAAAGCAGCTGAGAATAAAAATGATTTGATCGTTGTAGGAAGTCATAGAAGAAGTGCTATTGGTAGATTTTTCTTAGGCTCTACAGCAAATAGCATCTTACATGAAGCTAATGTTGATGTTTTAGTAGTTAGACTTAAATAA
- a CDS encoding YoaK family protein gives MFTEKMAFTYFITVILIFNSGWIDSIVLYNSFGASVAVMSGNLRILGHSIAGSDWVFMYKVAILVFGFIVGAAINGVIMKTDAYVISEDHTKTLVLQSVVMLTGTLLIDIFSNHRVIDDLFLAMAMGMQNSFTTLFFGGFARTTHMTGTTTDLGIEIGRALRGKTDNLWKIPFFAVCMTMFVVGNAVGVIWVEITGEYFTLMLFPSVILPIFVGIVILLTYNMKVKNHSL, from the coding sequence GTGTTTACGGAGAAAATGGCTTTCACTTATTTTATTACAGTTATATTGATTTTTAATTCTGGCTGGATTGACAGTATAGTTCTTTACAACTCTTTTGGTGCCAGTGTGGCGGTTATGTCTGGTAACTTGAGGATTTTAGGACATAGTATCGCTGGATCTGACTGGGTATTTATGTACAAGGTAGCGATACTCGTTTTTGGCTTTATAGTTGGTGCTGCGATTAATGGTGTCATTATGAAAACAGATGCTTATGTTATCTCAGAAGATCATACTAAGACACTAGTCCTACAAAGTGTAGTAATGCTTACAGGTACATTACTGATAGATATCTTTAGTAATCATCGTGTTATTGATGATTTATTTTTGGCTATGGCAATGGGTATGCAGAATAGTTTCACTACGCTGTTTTTTGGAGGTTTTGCTCGAACAACTCATATGACAGGTACAACTACTGACTTGGGTATTGAAATTGGTAGAGCTTTACGAGGCAAAACAGATAATTTATGGAAAATACCATTTTTTGCTGTATGTATGACAATGTTTGTAGTTGGTAATGCTGTGGGTGTGATTTGGGTTGAGATTACAGGAGAGTATTTTACTTTGATGCTTTTCCCTTCAGTTATATTACCAATTTTTGTAGGTATCGTGATTCTACTAACCTATAATATGAAGGTTAAAAATCATAGTCTTTAG
- a CDS encoding 5-oxoprolinase subunit B family protein — protein sequence MSYYFLSENSFIYNISNKLSLDDNLKILNIYKSFIIDRAFCHKYGIYDIVPTYNSIAFHFEYMDIDYLQNTILARIESIDLNEAIDSKIHYVYVDYNGEDLAKVSQVLELDIAEIIKRHTQVEYHIAMLGFKPYFPYLLGLDKSLSVPRLATPRNRIATGSVAIGGSQTTIFPEQSPSGWNIIGVSDFRDFSNFSAGDKIIFREK from the coding sequence ATGAGTTATTATTTTTTGAGTGAAAACAGCTTTATTTACAATATCAGTAATAAATTATCATTAGATGATAATCTCAAAATTTTAAATATCTATAAGTCTTTTATTATAGATAGAGCTTTTTGTCATAAATATGGTATCTATGATATTGTTCCGACTTATAATTCAATAGCTTTTCATTTTGAATATATGGATATTGATTATTTACAAAATACTATTTTAGCTAGAATTGAATCTATAGATCTCAATGAAGCTATAGATTCAAAAATTCATTATGTATATGTAGATTATAATGGTGAAGACTTAGCTAAAGTATCGCAAGTATTAGAGCTAGATATTGCTGAGATTATCAAAAGACATACTCAAGTTGAATATCATATTGCGATGTTAGGCTTTAAACCATATTTTCCATACTTACTTGGTCTTGATAAAAGTTTAAGTGTGCCTCGCTTAGCAACTCCACGAAATAGAATAGCTACAGGGTCTGTTGCAATTGGGGGCTCTCAAACAACAATTTTTCCTGAGCAATCGCCGAGTGGTTGGAATATTATAGGGGTATCTGATTTTAGAGACTTCTCTAACTTTAGTGCTGGTGATAAGATAATTTTTAGGGAGAAGTGA
- a CDS encoding cytochrome b — protein sequence MQTKINKFMAYLHWITVILIFLAFISIEFRSIFGKHSIFHDVMKTSHLYIGFLVLFITILRLAIRKFVIFPFIGQRLEYNRFRTVVANLVHTFLYFWLITMPILGWCLISAKGTYVIPFGLPAFTDVLSRDSVVRLKETHEVFAYIGLAVIFIHAIVAITEYYIIRSRKA from the coding sequence ATGCAAACAAAGATCAATAAGTTTATGGCTTATCTTCATTGGATCACAGTTATCTTGATATTTCTAGCTTTTATATCAATAGAGTTTAGAAGTATATTTGGTAAACATTCTATATTTCATGATGTTATGAAAACATCACATTTATATATTGGTTTTTTGGTTCTGTTTATCACTATTTTAAGGTTAGCTATAAGAAAGTTTGTAATTTTTCCATTTATAGGACAACGACTTGAGTATAATAGATTTAGGACTGTAGTAGCTAATTTAGTACACACATTTTTATATTTTTGGTTAATTACTATGCCAATATTAGGTTGGTGCTTGATAAGTGCAAAAGGAACCTATGTTATTCCTTTTGGTTTACCAGCTTTTACAGATGTACTCTCAAGAGATAGTGTAGTTAGGCTCAAAGAAACCCATGAAGTTTTTGCATATATTGGGTTAGCTGTAATATTTATTCATGCAATAGTAGCAATTACAGAGTATTATATCATTCGTAGTAGAAAAGCTTAA
- the rsmG gene encoding 16S rRNA (guanine(527)-N(7))-methyltransferase RsmG, translating into MDSMKDKIRQALVELDILATEERIEQWLEYLKLLEKWNKVYNMTAIKKIDDMLVKHLFDSLAVAKYIKGSSTVDVGTGGGLPGVVLAILYPQHQFTLVDSVGKKIMFLKNVKKSLGLDNINLLNIRIENLDGSFDNIISRAFSSIDTFYELCKHFLTKDNQMLAMKGPDLEEQNLVSLLLDIEKHSIKVPFLNAERNLIVMRKK; encoded by the coding sequence ATGGATAGTATGAAGGATAAAATTAGGCAAGCTTTGGTTGAGCTTGATATTCTAGCAACAGAAGAGCGGATAGAGCAATGGCTAGAGTATTTAAAACTTCTTGAGAAGTGGAATAAAGTTTATAATATGACTGCTATTAAGAAGATTGATGATATGTTAGTTAAGCACTTATTTGATAGTCTTGCTGTAGCCAAGTATATCAAAGGTAGCTCAACGGTCGATGTTGGTACTGGAGGAGGATTACCAGGAGTGGTTTTGGCGATATTATATCCGCAACATCAGTTTACTCTAGTTGATAGTGTTGGCAAAAAAATCATGTTTCTCAAAAATGTCAAAAAAAGCTTAGGCTTGGATAACATTAATCTATTAAATATACGCATTGAAAACTTAGACGGTAGTTTTGATAATATTATATCGCGCGCATTTAGCTCAATTGATACATTTTATGAATTATGTAAGCATTTCTTAACTAAAGATAATCAGATGTTAGCTATGAAAGGTCCGGATTTAGAAGAGCAGAACTTAGTATCTTTGCTGTTGGATATTGAAAAGCATAGCATAAAAGTTCCTTTCTTGAATGCTGAGAGAAACCTTATTGTAATGAGAAAAAAGTAA
- a CDS encoding LysR family transcriptional regulator, translating to MSGINKDIIEATRYFLKLVELGSYSSVKKYYSVELNTIKNKIDALEKYLDLKLIRNVQNRISPTSDGMKYFHSCNKLVTDLENTIHIVKQSSFRQRQSIKVLGTPLFIKIIIDLALPQIQQINNDAFNFALDSYQADNINGSQFQFDSYNVIQIFNKHLEFLDLDDWIVCTSVDAVKLPAYSYRNKEFVKDLHNNPEKVLEAPLVFNRYDFSQGTNEFKHDNKNYKINLDKIKFTVDNEIQKANLLMSENTIGFMPKFYYDAVLKECEDVVKIEDFEIDFPLESHLILIYKHSKYKDELLKIVREGIKKIQVQYQ from the coding sequence ATGAGTGGTATTAACAAAGATATAATAGAAGCAACGCGTTACTTTCTTAAATTAGTGGAATTAGGGTCTTATAGTTCAGTTAAAAAATATTATTCTGTAGAATTAAACACTATAAAGAATAAAATAGATGCTCTAGAAAAATACCTTGATCTAAAATTAATTCGAAATGTACAAAATCGTATATCTCCAACTAGTGATGGGATGAAATATTTTCATTCTTGTAACAAACTGGTTACAGATCTAGAGAATACTATTCATATTGTTAAACAAAGTAGTTTTAGACAACGTCAATCTATCAAGGTTCTTGGTACTCCACTATTTATCAAGATAATAATTGATCTAGCCTTACCACAGATACAACAAATTAACAATGATGCATTTAACTTTGCTTTAGATAGCTATCAAGCAGATAATATTAATGGTAGTCAGTTTCAGTTTGACTCTTACAATGTTATACAAATATTTAATAAACATCTTGAGTTTCTTGATTTAGATGATTGGATAGTTTGTACATCTGTAGATGCCGTTAAGCTACCTGCATACTCATACCGAAATAAAGAGTTTGTAAAAGATCTACATAATAATCCGGAGAAGGTTCTTGAAGCTCCTCTAGTATTTAACAGGTACGACTTTTCTCAAGGCACAAATGAATTTAAGCATGATAATAAAAACTACAAAATTAATCTTGATAAAATTAAGTTTACTGTTGATAACGAGATCCAAAAAGCTAACTTATTGATGAGTGAAAATACTATTGGCTTTATGCCAAAATTTTATTATGATGCTGTCCTTAAGGAATGTGAAGATGTTGTCAAAATAGAGGACTTTGAAATAGATTTTCCTTTAGAGTCTCATTTGATACTTATATACAAGCACTCTAAATATAAAGACGAGCTTCTAAAAATTGTTAGAGAAGGTATCAAAAAAATACAAGTCCAATATCAGTAG
- a CDS encoding amino acid permease, whose protein sequence is MFLSRKFGAAMIISGTCIGAGMLAIPATVASCGFFIGSILIISIWALMTFTALILAEVNLKMEDSANFVEMTRQTLGPVGVGVVWICYILLLYSLVAAYTVGGGYLISTTLGSLGFNISEKLTGIIFILVLGVFIYISTRLVDHVNKIMFTGKLLAFLLLVTVLIPHISVDHLSYQIKNPNFIWAAFPILLTSFGFHHIIPTLRTYVGSNRRSLRQAIIIGSTIPLIVYLLWIFATLGSLPVATPTGILGKQSGEITSVIIDHFSTSSGYISTISFLFGFFALATSFLGVALGLFDFNRNTYKIAENLHKHKILAFVITFLPAYIYAIAYPDGFKTALGYTSIFVAVLQVALPVMMLWVINYRKQKVLVSSSVIAILIVLIAIAIIALQILSSFDLLPTLN, encoded by the coding sequence ATGTTTTTATCAAGAAAATTTGGCGCAGCAATGATTATATCCGGCACATGTATTGGTGCTGGTATGTTAGCAATTCCTGCAACTGTAGCGAGTTGTGGCTTTTTTATAGGTTCTATTTTAATTATCAGCATATGGGCTTTGATGACTTTTACGGCTCTAATATTGGCAGAAGTTAACCTAAAAATGGAAGATAGCGCTAATTTTGTAGAAATGACAAGACAAACCTTAGGTCCTGTTGGTGTTGGTGTAGTTTGGATTTGTTATATCTTATTGCTGTATTCTCTAGTAGCTGCATATACTGTCGGGGGTGGCTATTTAATTTCGACAACCCTAGGAAGTCTTGGTTTTAATATCTCAGAAAAACTCACAGGGATTATTTTTATATTGGTACTAGGAGTCTTTATATATATCAGCACAAGGTTAGTTGATCATGTAAACAAAATCATGTTTACAGGCAAGCTTTTAGCATTTTTACTACTAGTTACGGTTCTTATCCCACACATTTCTGTTGATCATCTAAGTTATCAGATCAAAAATCCTAATTTTATTTGGGCAGCATTTCCCATACTTCTAACCTCATTTGGATTTCATCATATAATCCCTACGTTGAGAACCTATGTAGGATCAAATAGAAGATCTCTACGCCAAGCTATTATAATTGGTAGCACAATACCGTTGATAGTTTATCTATTATGGATTTTTGCCACTCTTGGCTCACTTCCCGTTGCAACACCTACTGGTATCTTAGGTAAGCAATCTGGTGAAATTACATCAGTTATTATTGATCACTTCAGTACTAGTTCTGGATATATCTCGACAATATCTTTTTTATTTGGTTTTTTTGCCTTAGCAACATCGTTTCTTGGAGTTGCATTAGGACTTTTTGATTTTAATAGAAATACTTACAAAATAGCTGAAAACTTACACAAACATAAAATCCTTGCCTTTGTGATAACATTCTTACCAGCTTATATTTATGCGATCGCCTATCCAGATGGCTTTAAAACAGCTCTTGGCTATACAAGTATTTTTGTTGCTGTACTTCAAGTTGCTTTACCTGTTATGATGCTATGGGTTATAAACTACCGTAAGCAAAAAGTTCTAGTTAGTTCTTCTGTAATAGCTATATTAATAGTGCTTATTGCAATTGCAATTATCGCTCTACAGATTTTGAGCTCTTTTGATTTACTACCAACATTAAACTAA
- a CDS encoding nitroreductase yields the protein MQTLQAIKSRKCVREFLDKPINKETLEKLFDAVRWTPSSKNTQPWKIAIVSGKKKKELMNKILSACDNREPPRMEYGYDGNSPLEGELKERAVKCGHDLYNALGIAREDKERRIEQWEKNYLSFDSPSAIFIFKHPDTGISGYMDCGMLIQSILLAAIDLGLATCPQASLGHYPDIVKKELQGFDYYTLLCGIAVGYEDSSATVNNYRTERESLESFVTFF from the coding sequence ATGCAAACATTACAAGCTATTAAAAGTCGTAAGTGTGTCAGAGAGTTTCTTGATAAACCTATAAATAAAGAGACTCTAGAAAAACTTTTTGATGCCGTAAGATGGACACCGTCAAGTAAAAACACTCAGCCATGGAAAATTGCTATAGTAAGTGGCAAAAAGAAGAAAGAATTAATGAATAAAATACTATCTGCCTGTGATAATCGAGAACCTCCAAGGATGGAGTATGGGTATGATGGTAATAGTCCATTAGAAGGAGAACTCAAAGAACGTGCTGTTAAATGTGGCCATGATTTATACAATGCTCTAGGTATCGCTAGAGAGGATAAAGAAAGACGTATCGAACAATGGGAAAAAAACTATTTATCATTTGATTCACCTTCAGCTATATTTATATTTAAACATCCTGATACAGGGATTAGTGGCTATATGGACTGCGGAATGCTTATCCAATCAATATTATTAGCTGCTATTGACCTAGGGCTTGCCACATGTCCACAAGCATCTTTAGGACACTATCCAGATATAGTCAAAAAAGAACTACAAGGATTTGATTATTATACTTTACTATGCGGTATAGCAGTTGGTTATGAAGATTCTAGCGCAACCGTAAATAACTATCGTACGGAAAGAGAATCTCTCGAAAGTTTTGTCACCTTCTTTTAA